The Pirellulales bacterium genome contains the following window.
GCAGCGAGCGAGCAATTGCGCGCCGGCCGGCTCACGTCTTTGGAGCTGGTGGAAACGTGCTTAGCGACCATCGACCGCTTCGAGCCGCGTATCCGCGCTTGGGTCACGGTCGACGCCGAAGGAGCCCGCGCCCAAGCACAGCAGCTGGACGAAGAGTTGCGCGCCGGCCGTCGCCGCGGACCTCTGCACGGCATACCCATCGGCATCAAGGATATTATCAACGTGGCAGGCTGGCCGACACTGGCAGGTTCGCGATTGCGCGCGGGGAATGTTGCTTCGCAGGATGCGGCCGTCGTGGCACGGCTGCGCGCCGCGGGCGCGGTCATTCTGGGCAAGACAGTCACGACCGAGTTTGCCAGCTTCGATCCACCTCCGACGCACAACCCGTGGAATCTTGCGCGGACACCGGCCGGTTCGAGCAGTGGCTCGGCGGCGGCTGTGGCGATGGGGATGTGCGTTGCCGCCATGGGTTCCCAAACCGGTGGCTCGATCACGCGCCCGGCGGCGTATTGCGGCGTTGCCGGTTGCAAGCCGAGCTACGGGCGCGTCAGCCTCAACGGCATCGTGCCGCTGGCCTTTCAGCTCGATCATCCGGGGCCGCTGGCGCAAGACGTGGCTGACCTGGCGATCATGTTGACGGCGATCGCGGGTTTCGACGCCAGCGATCCTTGCTGCGTCGACATTCCGCTGGCTGATTATACGACCGAACCGGCCCGCGAGTCGCCGCCGCGATTGGGGCTGCTGACCGGATTCTTTGCCGAGGCGGCTTCGGCCGACGTCCAGCACGAAATTGCCAACGCTGTGAACACGTTGCGCAGCGCAGGCGCCGTGATCGACGAAGTACTGCCGCCGGCCAGCTTTGCCGATGTGATTGTCAATCACCGCCGCATCATGGCGGTGGAGGCGGCCACATACCATCGCGGAAACTTTCCGGCGCGGCGGGCAGAATACGGACCGCAAGTGGGTTCACTTTTGGACGAGGGGCGTGCTGCGACGGCGATCGATTATGCCGCGGCGCTGGCGCACCGCGTCCATTTCACGCGCGATATGGAAGCATTGGTGATGCAATACGACGCGCTGCTGACGCCGGCTGCCACGACCACGGCCCCGGGACCGGAAACCACCGGCGACCCACGCTTCAATGCGCCGTGGAGTTATGTAGGACTTCCCACGGTCTGTTTTCCGTGCGGCCTGGCCGCCGACGGATTGCCGGTGGGCCTGCAGTTCATCGGCCGCCGCTGGGGCGAAGGCCCCTTGTTGTCGACCTCGCAATGGTGCGAGCAAGAAATTGGCTTTCAGGGCCGGCCCCCGCTGCTCGCCGAATAGCCGTCGGTCGATTAGGATGGCTGACCGATTCTCGCCGCATCAACGAACCTCGCTGGTCCCGCACCTGATGAGAGACGATTCGCCCATGCATTCGATCCTGGCCCGAACTTTATCCGTCGCGTTGACCTTGTTCTGTCTGACAGAGGTGCGCGTGGCTGACGCTGCCATGCCATTGAAGGTCGGATTCGCGACTACTGACATTACTCCTGATGTGAAGGGGGCGAAGCCGGTATGGATCGCGGGCTACGGCCAGAACCGCCGCGCGACCGGCGTACACGATCCACTCTTTGCCCGCGCGGCCGTATTCAACGACGGCCACAAGAAAATCGCCCTGGTGGCTGTCGACGTGGTGGGCGTTCAATATCCGACGACTGGGGAAATTCGGCAGCAGTTGGACGGGTTCGACTATGTCCTCGTGGCCAGCACTCACAATCACGAAGGGCCCGATGTGTTGGGCTTATGGGGGCCGAATCCTTTTAAGTCGGGTGTTGATCCCGACTACCTGAAGCTGCTGGTCACGCGCGTCGTCGAGGCCGTGCGTAAGGCCGACGCGGCTGCCCAGCCGGTCACAGGCGAATATGGCACGGCGAAGGACGACAGCCTGTTGCGCGACAGTCGCGAGCCGCACGCGCCGGATGGTGTGCTACGCGCACTGAAACTGATGGGCGCCGGCGGCAAGCCGGCCGGACTGCTCGTGCAATGGACTTGTCACCCCGAGGCGCTAGGAAGCGAGAACACTCAGATCACGGCTGATTTTATTTGGCAAACGGTAAAGCGTCTGGAGGCTAAATACGGTTGCCCGGTCGTCTATTTCAGCGGCGCGGTGGGGGGGCTGATGACGACGCCTTCGAATCGTTATCGCGAGTCGCGCGGGATTCCGGATGCAAGCTTCGCCTATGCCGAGGCCTACGGCAACGAAGTGGCCGACCTGGCGATCAAGGCCATCGACGCGGCCAAGCCGCTGGAACTCGCGCCGCTGGCATTCGCGGCCAAGC
Protein-coding sequences here:
- a CDS encoding neutral/alkaline non-lysosomal ceramidase N-terminal domain-containing protein, which produces MHSILARTLSVALTLFCLTEVRVADAAMPLKVGFATTDITPDVKGAKPVWIAGYGQNRRATGVHDPLFARAAVFNDGHKKIALVAVDVVGVQYPTTGEIRQQLDGFDYVLVASTHNHEGPDVLGLWGPNPFKSGVDPDYLKLLVTRVVEAVRKADAAAQPVTGEYGTAKDDSLLRDSREPHAPDGVLRALKLMGAGGKPAGLLVQWTCHPEALGSENTQITADFIWQTVKRLEAKYGCPVVYFSGAVGGLMTTPSNRYRESRGIPDASFAYAEAYGNEVADLAIKAIDAAKPLELAPLAFAAKPISVPLENPLYRVAQMAGVITREGREWTGDFEILGGPVNGESKDTVAGVSEVAYLRFGQLHIAGIPGEIYPELVYGTFQEPADPNADFPDAPLETPVMKLLPGDKTMLIGLANDELGYIIPKRQWDHAKPFAYGRKKSQYGEENSCGPQMAGVLLGALEHRIAELNAAAGK
- a CDS encoding amidase, with the protein product MTVPELPTIHAASEQLRAGRLTSLELVETCLATIDRFEPRIRAWVTVDAEGARAQAQQLDEELRAGRRRGPLHGIPIGIKDIINVAGWPTLAGSRLRAGNVASQDAAVVARLRAAGAVILGKTVTTEFASFDPPPTHNPWNLARTPAGSSSGSAAAVAMGMCVAAMGSQTGGSITRPAAYCGVAGCKPSYGRVSLNGIVPLAFQLDHPGPLAQDVADLAIMLTAIAGFDASDPCCVDIPLADYTTEPARESPPRLGLLTGFFAEAASADVQHEIANAVNTLRSAGAVIDEVLPPASFADVIVNHRRIMAVEAATYHRGNFPARRAEYGPQVGSLLDEGRAATAIDYAAALAHRVHFTRDMEALVMQYDALLTPAATTTAPGPETTGDPRFNAPWSYVGLPTVCFPCGLAADGLPVGLQFIGRRWGEGPLLSTSQWCEQEIGFQGRPPLLAE